The sequence below is a genomic window from Gammaproteobacteria bacterium.
GTGCCACAGCTTCGCCGCTGAACCGAATGGCCGCGTCTTCGGGGTTCGGGGATGTGGCCGTCACGCCACACGACCTCGCCACGCATGCGGCGATGGAAATCTACGCTCTTGGCGGAAATGCAGTCGACGCGTCCGTGGCGGCCAACGCCGTTCAAGGCGTCGTGGCGCCCGAGACCTGCGGGATTGGCGGCGACCTGTTTGCCCTCGTCCATCGGCCCGGCGGCGCTGCCCCGGCGGCCCTCAACGCCTCAGGACGCGCAGGGTCCGGTGTCGACGCTGCAGCGTTGCGGCGTTCCGGCCTCGCCTCCATTCCCTTCGACCACCCCGCATCCGTGACCGTTCCGGGATGCGTGGACGGCTGGGTTGCTCTCCTCACACGCTTCGGATCGATGCCGCTCCCCGAGGTGCTCTCTCCCGCAATCCGGTATGCAGAAGACGGCTTCACGACATCGGAGGACCTCGCAAGCGCCCTGACCAGACGCAGAGCGCAACTCGAGCCTGTGGCTCCCGAACTGTTCGCCACAGATCCGCCGAAGCCGGGTGCCCGCTTGACTCGCCCGGATCTGGCACGAACGCTTCGACTGGTCGCCGACGGCGGAAGGGAGGCCTTCTATCAGGGCACCCCCGGCAAGGCCATCAGCGACGCACTGGACGGTCGGATCACCGCAGACGATCTCGCCGTGAGACAGGCGGAGTGGGTCGACCCGATCTCTGCCGAAATCTTTGGACGAACCGGGTGGACGATCCCTCCGAACTCGCAGGGCTACCTCACACTCGCATCGGCCTGGATCTTCTCTGAGTTGGAGCCGCCGAGACGCCTGCTCGACGGCGAGTACCTTCACCTCCAGATCGAGGCATACCGCTCGGTCGCATGGGAACGCGACGATCTGGTCGCCGACCCGGAACGGATCCCTCTCGCCCCGGACCGCCTCGTGGCCCCGGACCGTCTTCGAGAGCGCGTCCGTGCCATCGACCGATTCCGGGCAGGCATATGGCCACAACCCGGACCTGTGCCTGGTGGAACCGCGTACCTGAG
It includes:
- a CDS encoding gamma-glutamyltranspeptidase, with translation MAASSGFGDVAVTPHDLATHAAMEIYALGGNAVDASVAANAVQGVVAPETCGIGGDLFALVHRPGGAAPAALNASGRAGSGVDAAALRRSGLASIPFDHPASVTVPGCVDGWVALLTRFGSMPLPEVLSPAIRYAEDGFTTSEDLASALTRRRAQLEPVAPELFATDPPKPGARLTRPDLARTLRLVADGGREAFYQGTPGKAISDALDGRITADDLAVRQAEWVDPISAEIFGRTGWTIPPNSQGYLTLASAWIFSELEPPRRLLDGEYLHLQIEAYRSVAWERDDLVADPERIPLAPDRLVAPDRLRERVRAIDRFRAGIWPQPGPVPGGTAYLSFVDRNDMAVSLIQSNFMGIGSGIAASGAGFFLHDRGAGFNLIPGHPNELTPGSRPLHTLSPTLWTRNGRLDAVLGTRGGHYQPQLLLQMATALFHTQTDVEQAQENPRWVLDDPGPGTSSSIDIEGRMPDALIGELERRGHRIERAADYERGWGPVSVIQVAEDGLRTAAADPRVATARAAVR